From a single Vitis vinifera cultivar Pinot Noir 40024 chromosome 18, ASM3070453v1 genomic region:
- the LOC100853610 gene encoding histone-lysine N-methyltransferase ASHH1 isoform X2, producing MSSSSQAPAARRTLNRGRVASSLCHIDPQGQSDQQIEGVPEFIHINRNDFSYRKHIKQKENDIAICECKYKANDPDSACGERCWNVLTSIECTPRYCPCSIHCKNQAGEFVMEYCGEVISRTEARGRSQVYVSQGLKDVYIIPLNARECIDATKKGNLARFINHSCQPNCETMKWSVLGEDRVGIFALRNISVGTELTYSYNFEWYSGAKVRCLCGATRCSGFLGGKPCGFQEDSFAWEKNNERYSGGDKPSSSLGPKKRLKHDHNGGSRPLPGKQVDAKYVAQFLASKDAQEEVLKNEEERKEALSHLASVYREIEPAIEDHDMYGPANVLTDVAEQWIGASCRKLKAEFNLHSSIIRNLICPPQRAPEDAKPSAGDPDHEIK from the exons ATGTCGTCCTCCTCCCAAGCACCAGCTGCTCGGCGCACCCTCAATCGCGGACGTGTTGCCTCATCACTTTGTCACATTGACCCTCAAGGTCAATCT gATCAACAAATTGAAGGAGTACCAGAGTTCATACATATCAATAGGAATGATTTCTCATATAGAAA ACACATAAAGCAGAAGGAAAATGATATTGCCATCTGTGAATGCAAGTACAAAGCCAATGATCcagatagtgcatgtggagagAGGTGCTGGAATGTATTAACTAGCATAGAGTGCACGCCTCGCTATTGTCCATGCAGCATCCATTGCAAGAATCAG GCTGGAGAATTTGTTATGGAGTACTGTGGAGAAGTGATTTCACGGACAGAAGCAAGGGGAAGGTCCCAAGTTTATGTATCACAAg GCCTTAAGGATGTATATATAATTCCTCTGAATGCTAGGGAATGCATTGATGCAACCAAAAAAGGAAACCTGGCTAGGTTTATAAACCACTCATG CCAACCAAATTGTGAGACAATGAAGTGGTCAGTTTTGGGGGAAGATAGAGTTGGCATTTTTGCATTGAGAAATATATCAGTTGGAACGGAACTGACTTACAGTTACAACTTTGAATGGTATAGTGGTGCCAAGGTTCGCTGCCTTTGTGGGGCAACCAGATGCTCAGGTTTTCTTGGGGGGAAGCCTTGTGGATTCCAG GAGGATTCGTTTGCATGGGAGAAGAACAATGAGAG ATACTCAGGGGGGGATAAACCTTCTTCTTCGCTGGGGccaaaaaaaagattaaaacatgATCATAATGGAGGGTCAAGACCCCTCCCAGGAAAGCAAGTTGATGCAAAATATGTTGCCCAATTCTTAGCATCAAAGGATGCTCAAGAGGAGGTCTTAAAAAATGAG GAAGAAAGGAAGGAGGCCTTGTCCCATCTGGCCTCTGTGTACAGGGAGATTGAGCCTGCTATAGAAGATCATGATATGTATGGTCCAGCCAATGTGCTAACTGATGTGGCAGAGCAATGGATAGGGGCCAGCTGCCGGAAACTGAAGGCAGAGTTTAACCTTCATTCCTCTATCATCAGAAATCTTATCTGCCCACCTCAAAGAGCACCAGAAGATGCAAAGCCCTCAGCAGGAGACCCTGATCATGAAATCAAGTGA
- the LOC100853610 gene encoding histone-lysine N-methyltransferase ASHH1 isoform X1 — translation MSSSSQAPAARRTLNRGRVASSLCHIDPQGQSDQQIEGVPEFIHINRNDFSYRKHIKQKENDIAICECKYKANDPDSACGERCWNVLTSIECTPRYCPCSIHCKNQRFQKREYAKTKLFRAEGRGWGLLATENIKAGEFVMEYCGEVISRTEARGRSQVYVSQGLKDVYIIPLNARECIDATKKGNLARFINHSCQPNCETMKWSVLGEDRVGIFALRNISVGTELTYSYNFEWYSGAKVRCLCGATRCSGFLGGKPCGFQEDSFAWEKNNERYSGGDKPSSSLGPKKRLKHDHNGGSRPLPGKQVDAKYVAQFLASKDAQEEVLKNEEERKEALSHLASVYREIEPAIEDHDMYGPANVLTDVAEQWIGASCRKLKAEFNLHSSIIRNLICPPQRAPEDAKPSAGDPDHEIK, via the exons ATGTCGTCCTCCTCCCAAGCACCAGCTGCTCGGCGCACCCTCAATCGCGGACGTGTTGCCTCATCACTTTGTCACATTGACCCTCAAGGTCAATCT gATCAACAAATTGAAGGAGTACCAGAGTTCATACATATCAATAGGAATGATTTCTCATATAGAAA ACACATAAAGCAGAAGGAAAATGATATTGCCATCTGTGAATGCAAGTACAAAGCCAATGATCcagatagtgcatgtggagagAGGTGCTGGAATGTATTAACTAGCATAGAGTGCACGCCTCGCTATTGTCCATGCAGCATCCATTGCAAGAATCAG AGATTTCAGAAACGTGAATATGCTAAAACGAAGTTGTTCAGGGCTGAAGGCCGTGGGTGGGGTCTTTTGGCTACAGAGAACATTAAg GCTGGAGAATTTGTTATGGAGTACTGTGGAGAAGTGATTTCACGGACAGAAGCAAGGGGAAGGTCCCAAGTTTATGTATCACAAg GCCTTAAGGATGTATATATAATTCCTCTGAATGCTAGGGAATGCATTGATGCAACCAAAAAAGGAAACCTGGCTAGGTTTATAAACCACTCATG CCAACCAAATTGTGAGACAATGAAGTGGTCAGTTTTGGGGGAAGATAGAGTTGGCATTTTTGCATTGAGAAATATATCAGTTGGAACGGAACTGACTTACAGTTACAACTTTGAATGGTATAGTGGTGCCAAGGTTCGCTGCCTTTGTGGGGCAACCAGATGCTCAGGTTTTCTTGGGGGGAAGCCTTGTGGATTCCAG GAGGATTCGTTTGCATGGGAGAAGAACAATGAGAG ATACTCAGGGGGGGATAAACCTTCTTCTTCGCTGGGGccaaaaaaaagattaaaacatgATCATAATGGAGGGTCAAGACCCCTCCCAGGAAAGCAAGTTGATGCAAAATATGTTGCCCAATTCTTAGCATCAAAGGATGCTCAAGAGGAGGTCTTAAAAAATGAG GAAGAAAGGAAGGAGGCCTTGTCCCATCTGGCCTCTGTGTACAGGGAGATTGAGCCTGCTATAGAAGATCATGATATGTATGGTCCAGCCAATGTGCTAACTGATGTGGCAGAGCAATGGATAGGGGCCAGCTGCCGGAAACTGAAGGCAGAGTTTAACCTTCATTCCTCTATCATCAGAAATCTTATCTGCCCACCTCAAAGAGCACCAGAAGATGCAAAGCCCTCAGCAGGAGACCCTGATCATGAAATCAAGTGA